The following proteins come from a genomic window of Rutidosis leptorrhynchoides isolate AG116_Rl617_1_P2 chromosome 10, CSIRO_AGI_Rlap_v1, whole genome shotgun sequence:
- the LOC139871202 gene encoding protein EXPRESSION OF TERPENOIDS 1-like: protein MRCLDCGNKAKKDCFYFRCRSCCRGHGFECQTHVKSTWVPISTRQVMRNTAAAMAASSSAQPHQEHHQQDGQQQYHPPSSSFGFGEHFPIEVSGEATFTRIQVSTSVEENAIVEQYAYESSINIGGHVFKGILYDQGPSLQIANSSDMNVHDRDQRIL, encoded by the exons ATGAGGTGCCTAGACTGTGGGAACAAAGCCAAGAAGGATTGTTTCTATTTTAGGTGTAGAAGTTGTTGTAGAGGACATGGATTTGAGTGTCAAACTCATGTTAAGAGTACTTGGGTTCCTATTTCTACTAGACAAGTTATGCGGAATACAGCAGCAGCCATGGCGGCTTCTTCGTCTGCTCAACCTCATCAAGAACATCATCAACAAGATGGACAGCAACAATATCAtcctccatcatcatcatttg GGTTTGGAGAACATTTTCCAATTGAGGTAAGTGGTGAAGCTACATTTACACGTATCCAAGTGTCAACAAGTGTTGAAGAAAACGCAATTGTAGAACAATATGCATATGAATCGTCGATAAATATAGGAGGACATGTGTTTAAAGGTATTCTATATGATCAAGGACCTTCTCTGCAGATTGCCAATTCTAGCGACATGAATGTACATGATCGAGATCAACGAATCTTATAA
- the LOC139871203 gene encoding uncharacterized protein, whose protein sequence is MPRLLSQQEEESEFTTQIPTTYQVRSFVQYCSPIIIVDTAHLKSGYLGTNLVAVVMDELTFISNHAPSIAHGISNVFPEAFHAFYARHLFMNVKGKSSKLKYFEWHYWKMVKAYRASDFQDHLSVFQRRLKATYKYLEDVDWYFKHRNTSVSLTSTITPYAKRKIAKRTNKSRRWQAIPSTKNLIEVRDGRKNEMVNLEDRACSCGQRQLSGIPCGHVIAAARCFEVEDVTCYVSRWFTAETYINTYVEHIFPLPPSVRMVRSGARRFTNCKPPIPVKRKPGRPKSTNRKPSQGEETSKTVRTCTRCKEPGHGRNTCSVSFDLTGESTSKKVVKQSASKSKGKDKVKDFKAYQSQFYSTCNLGSD, encoded by the exons atgccacgtCTTTTGAGTCAGCAAGAAGAAGAGTCTGAATTTACCACTCAGATACCAACCACGTATCAG GTTCGATCATTTGTTCAATATTGTAGTCCAATAATCATAGTCGATACTGCGCATTTGAAGTCAGGGTATTTGGGGACTAACTTAGTTGCTGTCGTAATGGATG AGCTTACTTTTATATCTAATCATGCCCCTTCAATAGCACATGGTATTTCAAATGTCTTTCCAGAAGCGTTTCATGCTTTTtacgcacgtcatttgttcatgaaCGTCAAGGGAAAATCCAGTAAATTAAAGTATTTCGAATGGcactattggaaaatggttaaggcttacCGTGCGTCGGATTTTCAGGATCATCTTAGTGTATTTCAAAGAAGATTGAAAGCGACTTACAAATATCTAGAAGACGTTG attggtatttcaaacatcgtaACACATCAGTTAGTCTTACTTCCACGATTACTCCATATGCTAAACGTAAAATAGCCAAAAGGACGAACAAATCTAGAAGGTGGCAAGCAATCCCATCGACAAAAAATCTAATAGAAGTTCGTGATGGACGAAAAAATGAGATGGTTAATCTAGAAGATAGAGCGTGTTCATGTGGCCAGAGGCAATTATCGGGCATACCATGCGGACATGTTATTGCAGCAGCACGATGCTTCGAAGTAGAGGATGTTACTTGTTATGTATCACGTTGGTTCACGGCCGAAACTTATATAAATACGTATGTGGAACACATATTTCCTTTACCCCCATCGGTTAGAATGGTCAGATCCGGGGCCCGACGTTTTACAAATTGTAAACCCCCCATTCCAGTGAAAAGAAAACCTGGACGCCCAAAAAGTACAAATCGTAAACCTTCACAAGGTGAAGAAACTTCCAAAACAGTAAGAACATGTACTCGctgcaaagaaccaggtcatggtAGGAATACGTGCAGCGTATCTTTTGACTTAACAGGTGAATCTACTTCAAAAAAGGTAGTAAAACAATCGGCCTCAAAATCGAAGGGTAAAGATAAAGTCAAAGATTTTAAAgcttatcagtctcagttttattCAACGTGCAATTTAGGGAgcgattag